In the Streptomyces sp. NBC_00525 genome, one interval contains:
- a CDS encoding NUDIX domain-containing protein, protein MPDNPSDEGNTVTQQTDDQPKALKPALESMTLLVAAVIVHDKANNRVILLQRSEKAKFAQGMWDLPVGKSEPGEPITETAVRELYEETGLTVKPESLKVAHIIHGAWGVEAPNGFLTVVFAAHEWTGEPENREPRKHSQVRWVDTNAIPEAFVDTTASALHDYLNDGLEVSLDGWSAA, encoded by the coding sequence ATGCCCGACAACCCGTCCGACGAAGGGAACACCGTGACCCAGCAGACCGACGACCAGCCGAAGGCTCTCAAGCCGGCGCTCGAATCCATGACCCTGCTGGTCGCGGCCGTCATCGTGCACGACAAGGCCAACAACCGCGTGATCCTTCTCCAACGCAGTGAGAAAGCGAAGTTCGCCCAGGGAATGTGGGACCTCCCCGTCGGCAAGAGCGAGCCGGGCGAGCCCATCACTGAAACTGCCGTGCGCGAGCTCTACGAGGAGACGGGCCTCACCGTGAAGCCCGAGTCTCTCAAGGTCGCCCACATCATCCACGGCGCCTGGGGCGTCGAAGCCCCCAACGGCTTCCTCACGGTCGTCTTCGCCGCCCACGAATGGACTGGCGAACCCGAGAACCGCGAACCCCGCAAGCACTCCCAGGTCCGCTGGGTCGACACCAACGCCATCCCCGAGGCGTTTGTGGATACCACTGCCAGCGCCCTCCACGACTACCTGAATGACGGCTTGGAGGTCTCGCTGGACGGCTGGTCGGCAGCGTGA
- a CDS encoding HEAT repeat domain-containing protein has protein sequence MTTHIERLIQRLDDSTGPSYDARAELIGIGSDAIPAIIDGLPSLGSFGQLTAIEVFEEVADPRCGPALIALLRSDDSTVREWAAMALASLEIDGAAEHLRRAYRACLEGATPPDWSEPGGIRWALTELGARTPVVPPLTARLRATAADDAPGWPSTHFTEIINDLADHAQVILYSQLWQVDAGRTYGISGTSLDWELDWTAPWEHLVEESRTWSLLEASKAPAGDNIFVAPTWIDRTDLYPER, from the coding sequence ATGACCACGCACATCGAGAGACTCATCCAGCGGCTCGACGACTCGACCGGCCCGTCGTACGACGCCCGCGCGGAACTGATCGGTATCGGCTCTGACGCCATACCCGCCATCATCGACGGACTGCCCTCCCTCGGCAGCTTCGGGCAGCTGACCGCCATCGAGGTCTTCGAAGAGGTGGCGGACCCACGCTGCGGCCCCGCTCTGATCGCCCTCCTGCGCAGCGACGACTCCACCGTCCGGGAATGGGCTGCGATGGCCCTGGCGAGCCTAGAGATAGACGGCGCGGCCGAGCACCTGCGCCGCGCCTATCGCGCCTGCCTGGAAGGGGCGACTCCACCGGACTGGAGCGAGCCGGGCGGCATCCGCTGGGCCCTGACCGAACTCGGCGCACGCACCCCTGTCGTCCCACCGCTCACCGCGCGCCTGCGAGCCACCGCGGCGGACGACGCCCCTGGCTGGCCCTCAACCCACTTCACCGAGATCATCAACGACCTGGCCGACCACGCTCAGGTGATCCTCTACTCCCAGCTCTGGCAGGTCGACGCCGGCCGCACGTACGGCATCTCCGGCACCAGCCTGGACTGGGAACTCGACTGGACCGCGCCCTGGGAGCACCTGGTCGAAGAGTCCCGCACCTGGTCCCTGCTGGAAGCCTCCAAAGCCCCCGCCGGCGACAACATCTTCGTCGCCCCCACCTGGATCGACCGTACCGACCTGTACCCGGAAAGGTGA
- a CDS encoding CPCC family cysteine-rich protein — MSDRYPCPCCGHRVLDAMPGSYEICPVCFWEDDGVQFRWPTMAGGANKVSLIEAQRNCQDFGACDEHGRRFVRSPAEDEPLDPAWRPIDLTRDSFEEWASENRSPWPDDHSVLCWWLPTFWRRDHP, encoded by the coding sequence GTGAGCGACCGATACCCCTGCCCATGCTGCGGGCACCGTGTGCTGGACGCGATGCCCGGCTCGTACGAGATCTGCCCCGTGTGCTTCTGGGAGGACGACGGGGTCCAGTTCCGCTGGCCGACCATGGCCGGCGGAGCGAACAAGGTCTCCTTGATCGAGGCCCAGCGCAACTGCCAGGACTTCGGCGCCTGCGACGAGCACGGCCGCCGCTTCGTCCGCTCGCCTGCCGAGGACGAGCCGCTCGACCCCGCCTGGCGACCCATCGATCTGACACGCGACTCCTTCGAGGAGTGGGCAAGCGAGAACCGCTCCCCGTGGCCCGACGACCACTCGGTGCTCTGCTGGTGGCTGCCCACTTTCTGGCGCCGGGACCACCCATGA
- a CDS encoding toll/interleukin-1 receptor domain-containing protein, which translates to MPDVFVNYRTGDEETTAAMINRELARRFGRERIFFASDSIEPGQRYPAKLIEAVEECQALLAVIGPRWAEVRGSDGRPAFESERDWTRREIGTALCRGVLVIPVLVGRATRIDPAALPEDLRELADCQYQRFDHRNADADLKALGNALSRLLPELGHEDRDARAVREPAEEGGHARMRTRDVKQRIRGGIGNLNGDLGTFVNEPQGPVNTGRGHQYNAPHFEGDNTGVQYTAGDNSGTVHQRFERERRRADDER; encoded by the coding sequence ATGCCCGATGTCTTCGTCAATTACCGCACCGGCGACGAGGAAACAACGGCGGCCATGATCAACCGGGAGCTCGCCCGGCGGTTCGGTCGTGAGCGGATCTTCTTCGCCAGCGACTCGATCGAACCCGGACAGCGCTACCCCGCCAAGCTGATCGAGGCCGTGGAGGAGTGCCAGGCCCTCCTGGCCGTCATCGGCCCCCGCTGGGCCGAGGTGCGAGGAAGCGACGGACGCCCCGCGTTCGAATCCGAGCGGGACTGGACCCGCCGGGAGATCGGAACCGCCCTCTGCCGCGGAGTCCTCGTCATCCCTGTACTCGTCGGCCGTGCCACCCGCATCGACCCCGCCGCCCTCCCGGAGGATCTGCGGGAACTGGCCGACTGCCAGTACCAGCGATTCGACCACCGCAACGCGGATGCGGACCTGAAGGCCCTGGGCAACGCGCTCTCCAGGCTCCTGCCCGAGCTGGGCCACGAGGATCGCGACGCCCGCGCGGTGCGGGAACCGGCCGAAGAAGGCGGGCACGCCCGGATGCGGACACGCGATGTGAAGCAGCGCATTCGCGGTGGCATCGGCAACCTCAACGGAGACCTCGGTACGTTCGTCAACGAGCCGCAGGGCCCGGTGAACACCGGGCGGGGGCATCAGTACAACGCGCCCCACTTCGAGGGGGACAACACCGGGGTGCAGTACACGGCGGGCGACAACAGCGGCACCGTCCATCAGCGCTTCGAGCGCGAGCGCCGGCGCGCGGACGACGAACGATGA
- a CDS encoding helix-turn-helix domain-containing protein, whose amino-acid sequence MTSTPAHFGPELRRLRMEAELSLSDMAAALNYDKGYLSKVERGERSASPELARRCDAFLGANGELRRLVVRSDSDPDDAAAPADNLLRVGRREVLAAGTGSLIELGLKLGGPAASAADPLLLSFQAQFDQLRKLGQSTAPNALLPLLETQTRLVVGLAAAASSATRAPALVLASRFAEFTGWMAQEAGNSAAALDWTDEAAELARAGGDPHLGSYALVRRALVTFYGGDAASTIALARRAQGHHLPPRVRGLAAQREAQGHALAGDERACLRSLDRARELLRSDGARGGSGPVLGTTHVTDPAAMTTGWCLYDLGRPAAAAEVLDRECRRLPAHALRTRARYGLRRSLAHAASGEVEHACTIAGELLGVMPAVPSATVNADVRRLARELARFRSNRAVRDLQPTLARVLASAHA is encoded by the coding sequence ATGACGAGCACACCGGCCCACTTCGGCCCGGAGCTTCGCCGATTACGTATGGAGGCGGAACTGTCGCTGAGCGACATGGCCGCAGCCCTCAACTACGACAAGGGGTACCTCAGCAAGGTGGAACGCGGCGAGCGTTCCGCGTCGCCCGAACTGGCCCGCCGCTGCGACGCCTTCCTCGGCGCGAACGGCGAGTTGCGGCGCCTGGTGGTCCGGTCCGACTCCGATCCCGACGATGCCGCCGCTCCCGCCGACAACCTCCTGCGGGTCGGACGACGTGAAGTACTCGCGGCGGGGACGGGCTCCTTGATAGAGCTCGGGCTGAAGCTCGGCGGCCCGGCCGCCTCTGCGGCCGATCCGCTGCTGCTCTCCTTCCAGGCCCAGTTCGACCAGCTGCGCAAGCTCGGTCAGTCCACGGCTCCGAATGCCCTGCTGCCTCTGCTGGAGACACAGACGCGCCTGGTCGTCGGACTGGCTGCCGCCGCCTCGTCCGCCACTCGTGCCCCCGCCCTTGTGCTGGCGTCGCGCTTCGCGGAGTTCACCGGCTGGATGGCGCAGGAGGCCGGCAACAGCGCGGCAGCGCTCGACTGGACCGACGAGGCAGCCGAACTGGCCCGCGCCGGCGGGGACCCTCACCTCGGTTCCTACGCACTGGTGCGCCGCGCCCTGGTCACGTTCTACGGCGGCGACGCCGCGAGCACGATCGCGCTGGCCCGCCGGGCCCAGGGCCATCACCTGCCGCCCCGCGTCCGGGGACTCGCGGCCCAGCGGGAGGCGCAGGGGCACGCCCTCGCCGGTGATGAGCGCGCCTGTCTGCGGAGTCTCGACCGTGCGCGGGAACTCCTGCGGAGCGACGGGGCCCGTGGCGGCTCCGGGCCCGTACTGGGCACCACGCATGTGACCGATCCGGCCGCGATGACGACCGGATGGTGCCTGTACGACCTCGGGCGCCCGGCGGCGGCCGCCGAGGTGCTGGACCGGGAATGCCGGCGTCTCCCGGCGCACGCTCTGCGCACCCGCGCCCGGTACGGCCTGCGCAGGTCCCTGGCACACGCCGCTTCCGGCGAGGTCGAGCACGCGTGCACGATCGCCGGGGAGTTGCTGGGCGTGATGCCGGCCGTTCCCTCGGCAACGGTGAACGCCGACGTGCGGCGGCTGGCCCGCGAGCTCGCACGCTTCCGGAGCAATCGGGCCGTACGCGATCTGCAGCCGACTCTGGCACGCGTCCTCGCGTCCGCGCACGCCTGA
- a CDS encoding TetR/AcrR family transcriptional regulator: MGEKTARPLRADAERSVRAILEAAERVLSRDPGASMEQIAAEAGVSRTTIHRRFAHRQALIEALALSAARQLARAVDDGRPATAPPLVALHRITANVLQVKGAWTFALSLPATPGSEAAALHEEMARHCVAVLERARAEHLIDASADLSWLQRVYYALLGETLHGNPTDPTTDPDALAARVVNTFLHGAGPRT, translated from the coding sequence GTGGGAGAGAAGACGGCGAGGCCGCTGCGAGCGGACGCGGAACGGAGCGTGCGCGCGATCCTGGAGGCGGCCGAACGCGTGCTCTCCCGGGACCCCGGCGCCTCGATGGAGCAGATCGCGGCCGAGGCAGGGGTGTCCCGGACGACGATCCACCGCCGCTTCGCCCACCGCCAGGCACTGATCGAGGCGCTCGCCCTGTCGGCCGCCCGCCAACTCGCCCGCGCGGTGGACGACGGCCGCCCCGCGACCGCCCCGCCCCTGGTCGCGCTGCACCGCATCACGGCCAACGTCCTCCAGGTCAAGGGCGCCTGGACCTTCGCCCTGAGCCTCCCGGCCACCCCTGGCAGCGAGGCGGCCGCCCTCCACGAGGAGATGGCCCGCCACTGCGTAGCCGTCCTGGAACGCGCCCGCGCCGAGCACCTGATCGACGCGTCCGCCGACCTCTCGTGGCTCCAGCGCGTCTACTACGCCCTCCTGGGCGAAACGCTCCACGGCAACCCGACGGACCCCACCACGGACCCGGACGCGCTGGCCGCCCGAGTGGTGAACACGTTCCTGCACGGAGCGGGCCCCCGAACCTGA
- a CDS encoding SDR family NAD(P)-dependent oxidoreductase, protein MPTTALVTGASSGLGAEFAAQLAARGHDLVLVARSEDRLTALAERLAARYGITAHVLVRDLAEPGAARAIADRLDALGIDIGLLVNNAGFGTCGRFEDIAADRDHDQLMVNVVALVGLTHALLPGMLARGAGAVVNVASTAGFQPAPYFAVYGAAKAFVLNFGLALRQECRGRGVRVLTLCPGPVDTPFFEAIGTREAAVNGSMSTPEPVVRAALAALDRDRAYVTPGFGNALAAHLPPRRPRALVAAFAERVTRKVLASAPKAAQDGPAAGPGASAEPAAPVTPYAA, encoded by the coding sequence ATGCCCACCACCGCCCTCGTCACCGGTGCCTCCTCCGGGCTCGGCGCGGAGTTCGCCGCCCAGCTCGCCGCCCGCGGACACGACCTCGTCCTGGTGGCCCGGTCGGAGGACCGGCTCACCGCCCTCGCCGAGCGCCTGGCCGCCCGGTACGGCATAACGGCGCACGTCCTGGTGCGGGATCTCGCCGAGCCCGGCGCCGCCCGTGCGATCGCCGATCGGCTCGACGCGCTCGGCATCGACATCGGGCTGCTGGTCAACAACGCCGGCTTCGGGACCTGCGGGCGCTTCGAGGACATCGCCGCCGACCGGGACCACGACCAGCTGATGGTCAACGTCGTCGCCCTCGTCGGCCTCACCCACGCCCTGCTTCCGGGCATGCTGGCGCGCGGCGCGGGCGCGGTCGTGAACGTCGCGTCCACCGCCGGCTTCCAGCCCGCCCCGTACTTCGCGGTCTACGGCGCGGCCAAGGCGTTCGTGCTGAACTTCGGGCTCGCCCTGCGTCAGGAATGCCGGGGGAGGGGCGTGCGCGTGCTCACCCTGTGCCCCGGTCCGGTCGACACGCCGTTCTTCGAGGCCATCGGCACGCGTGAGGCGGCCGTCAACGGCTCGATGAGTACGCCGGAGCCGGTGGTGCGCGCCGCGCTGGCCGCTCTCGACCGCGATCGCGCCTATGTCACACCGGGGTTCGGCAACGCCCTGGCCGCGCACCTGCCGCCGCGCCGGCCGCGCGCCCTGGTCGCGGCGTTCGCCGAGCGTGTCACCCGTAAGGTCCTCGCGTCGGCTCCGAAGGCCGCGCAGGACGGGCCGGCCGCCGGGCCCGGCGCATCCGCCGAGCCCGCCGCACCGGTCACCCCGTACGCGGCATGA
- a CDS encoding lytic polysaccharide monooxygenase, with translation MNAKRKLALVIGAGVAPLLAVALPATSASAHGYVSSPPSRQAQCAAGTVSCGQIKYEPQSVEGPKGLRSCSGGNSQFADLDNDAKGWKATPVGSSANFSWTLTARHATSTWQYYIGGSKIAEFNDNGAQPGAAKTHQVNFGGFTGKQKVLAVWNISDTANAFYACIDVNIGGTPGGDGDGGTPGDCTAGAWDAGRVYNGGDTVSYNGHNWRAKWWVQGEQPGTSGTWGVWQDLGAC, from the coding sequence ATGAACGCGAAGCGAAAACTGGCCCTCGTGATCGGTGCGGGTGTCGCCCCCCTGCTCGCGGTGGCCCTGCCGGCCACCTCGGCCAGTGCGCACGGATACGTCTCCTCGCCGCCGAGCCGCCAGGCCCAGTGCGCGGCGGGCACCGTCAGCTGCGGCCAGATCAAGTACGAGCCGCAGAGCGTCGAGGGCCCCAAGGGCCTGCGCAGCTGCAGCGGCGGCAACTCCCAGTTCGCCGATCTGGACAACGACGCCAAGGGCTGGAAGGCCACCCCGGTCGGGAGCTCCGCGAACTTCTCCTGGACCCTGACGGCCCGTCACGCGACGAGCACCTGGCAGTACTACATCGGCGGCTCGAAGATCGCCGAGTTCAACGACAACGGCGCCCAGCCCGGCGCCGCCAAGACCCACCAGGTGAACTTCGGCGGCTTCACCGGCAAGCAGAAGGTGCTCGCCGTCTGGAACATCTCCGACACGGCCAACGCGTTCTACGCCTGCATCGACGTGAACATCGGCGGGACCCCCGGCGGTGACGGCGACGGCGGGACCCCCGGCGACTGCACCGCCGGCGCCTGGGACGCGGGCCGCGTCTACAACGGCGGCGACACGGTCTCGTACAACGGCCACAACTGGCGCGCCAAGTGGTGGGTCCAGGGCGAGCAGCCCGGCACGTCGGGCACGTGGGGCGTCTGGCAGGACCTGGGTGCCTGCTGA
- a CDS encoding AAA family ATPase translates to MTRSTMDRSPAGAPTAGPRTAAAHTSGTRSAGRAALCDTARAHLEGGGSILLTGPEGIGRSTAAARIADDLAGRGHRVLRCSPSPADRDSPFLGLIDLLATADDEALAGLGAHERAVLEGALLRRTPPAGTDPATGRDALVLRVAVRKVLAALAVAEPLLLVVDDVQWLDEPTARTLQFLARRSDPRHAVLATLRTSPLAGRRPDTSPARELCPQPVRTLPLPAMTVWEITDVLHTHGVHGGPSWPRQLVARLHEAASGNPRTALELAAGLQESVACGARLPDSSEPLPVPDALSRPVLDRLEALPARARHLLLTAGAAARPTVELLRRAGCRQVAADLDTCVRHGFLCPPERGALRFADPLTPMVLEASAPYALRMDAHRALAGASDDPVERAHHLARLTAGPDAAVADRLVEAAASARRRGAPGTAARLGRLAARCTPADGAHTGTARRLAAAEDGLDAGDFDFARELAYEVLGDTDRPADRVRAWTVVVDASGQAMSETAGVFPEAVRDAGDDPRLLAPLHYRMSWHAWMVGGSAARAREHAARAAGLAARAGDRRTEVLALTQQASLELFLGRPEAESTLTAALAAPHDAYAMSHHNGPIYLKHRFHLVHDQLDEARAELRTLVYTLRQRGSADCLSHCLIGLAQLEIQRGRCRQALSTARQSLRIAERAGLSQGPAWYAVALAETAGGSMSQALAAAEAARRHSEDDDDRLFLPRALHAEGRIRLFGGQYASAARLLRRTAEMETGQGQGDPATRRWHADLAEALARSGALDEAESVVDRARGQAARLGRAGVLATLDRAAAVIVEERGGPEAAAAGYEDAAARLRAAGYVLEEARTRVLLGRVRRRLGEEDASHAAYAQALRVFTAAGARARVAGVRAERDRGGEVPLPRLDGDAWPERLSSTERSVVTRVAQGATNREIAAGLTLSVKTVEAALTRAYRKLGAKSRVEITRIVMTRPAT, encoded by the coding sequence ATGACCCGCTCGACCATGGACCGCTCCCCCGCCGGCGCACCCACCGCCGGCCCCCGCACCGCCGCCGCACACACCTCCGGCACCCGCTCCGCGGGCCGGGCCGCGCTGTGCGACACCGCCCGCGCCCATCTGGAGGGCGGCGGAAGCATCCTCCTCACCGGCCCCGAGGGCATCGGCAGGAGCACGGCCGCCGCGCGGATCGCCGACGACCTCGCCGGCCGCGGCCACCGGGTGCTGCGCTGCTCGCCCTCCCCGGCCGACCGGGACAGCCCCTTCCTCGGCCTGATCGACCTGCTGGCCACCGCGGACGACGAGGCGCTGGCCGGGCTGGGCGCCCATGAACGCGCCGTGCTCGAAGGCGCGCTGCTGCGCCGCACCCCGCCGGCCGGCACCGACCCCGCCACCGGCCGCGACGCCCTGGTGCTGCGCGTGGCCGTACGCAAGGTGCTGGCCGCCCTCGCCGTCGCCGAACCTCTGCTGCTGGTCGTCGACGACGTGCAGTGGCTGGACGAACCGACCGCCCGCACCCTCCAGTTCCTCGCCCGGCGCTCCGACCCGCGCCACGCCGTCCTCGCCACGCTGCGCACCTCGCCCCTGGCCGGCCGGCGCCCGGACACCTCCCCGGCCCGTGAGCTGTGCCCGCAGCCGGTGCGCACCCTGCCGCTGCCCGCCATGACCGTGTGGGAGATCACGGACGTGCTCCACACGCACGGCGTGCACGGCGGCCCCTCCTGGCCCCGGCAGCTCGTCGCCCGGCTGCACGAGGCCGCGTCCGGCAATCCCCGTACCGCTCTCGAACTGGCCGCCGGGCTCCAGGAGTCTGTGGCCTGCGGAGCGCGGCTGCCCGACTCCTCGGAGCCACTGCCGGTCCCCGACGCGCTGAGCAGGCCCGTGCTGGACCGGCTGGAGGCCCTGCCGGCGCGCGCCCGCCATCTGCTGCTCACCGCGGGCGCGGCCGCCCGCCCCACCGTCGAACTGCTGCGCCGGGCGGGCTGCCGGCAGGTGGCCGCCGACCTCGACACCTGCGTACGGCACGGCTTCCTGTGCCCGCCGGAGCGCGGGGCGCTCCGCTTCGCCGACCCGCTGACGCCGATGGTGCTGGAGGCGAGCGCCCCGTACGCGTTGCGGATGGACGCCCACCGCGCGCTGGCCGGGGCGTCCGACGACCCGGTGGAGCGGGCCCACCATCTGGCCCGGCTGACGGCGGGCCCGGACGCGGCGGTCGCGGACCGGCTGGTCGAGGCGGCGGCGTCGGCCAGGCGGCGGGGCGCGCCGGGCACGGCGGCCAGGCTGGGGCGGCTCGCCGCCCGCTGCACCCCGGCGGACGGGGCGCACACCGGCACCGCCCGCCGGCTGGCCGCCGCCGAGGACGGGCTGGACGCGGGCGACTTCGACTTCGCGCGGGAGCTGGCGTACGAGGTGCTGGGCGACACTGACCGGCCGGCGGACCGGGTGCGTGCCTGGACGGTGGTCGTCGACGCGTCGGGCCAGGCGATGTCGGAGACAGCGGGCGTGTTCCCGGAGGCGGTGCGGGACGCGGGCGACGACCCCAGGCTGCTGGCGCCGCTGCACTACCGGATGAGCTGGCACGCGTGGATGGTGGGCGGGTCGGCGGCGCGGGCCCGCGAGCACGCCGCGCGGGCCGCCGGACTCGCCGCGCGGGCGGGCGACCGGCGTACCGAGGTGCTGGCGCTGACCCAGCAGGCGTCCCTGGAGCTCTTCCTCGGGCGGCCGGAGGCGGAGTCCACGCTCACCGCCGCCCTGGCCGCCCCGCACGACGCGTACGCGATGAGCCACCACAACGGGCCGATCTATCTCAAGCACCGGTTCCATCTGGTGCACGACCAGTTGGACGAGGCCAGGGCGGAGTTGCGGACGCTCGTGTACACGCTGCGCCAGCGGGGTTCGGCGGACTGCCTGAGCCACTGCCTGATCGGCCTCGCGCAGCTGGAGATCCAGCGCGGCCGCTGCCGCCAGGCCCTGTCGACGGCCCGGCAGAGCCTGCGGATCGCCGAGCGGGCCGGTTTGAGCCAGGGGCCCGCGTGGTACGCCGTCGCGCTGGCCGAGACCGCGGGCGGCAGCATGAGCCAGGCCCTCGCGGCGGCGGAGGCGGCGCGGCGGCACAGCGAGGACGACGACGACCGGCTGTTCCTGCCGAGGGCGCTGCACGCGGAGGGCCGGATCAGGCTGTTCGGCGGCCAGTACGCGAGCGCGGCGCGGCTGCTGCGCCGGACGGCCGAGATGGAGACCGGGCAGGGCCAGGGCGATCCCGCGACCCGGCGCTGGCACGCCGACCTCGCGGAGGCGCTGGCCCGCAGCGGTGCCCTGGACGAGGCGGAGTCGGTCGTGGACCGGGCGCGCGGGCAGGCCGCCCGGCTGGGGCGCGCCGGTGTGCTGGCCACGCTGGACCGGGCGGCGGCGGTGATCGTGGAGGAGCGCGGCGGCCCGGAGGCGGCGGCCGCGGGGTACGAGGACGCCGCGGCGCGGCTGCGGGCCGCCGGGTACGTCCTGGAGGAGGCCCGTACCCGGGTCCTGCTGGGCCGGGTGCGCCGCCGCCTCGGTGAGGAGGACGCGTCCCATGCGGCGTACGCCCAGGCGCTGCGCGTGTTCACGGCCGCGGGGGCGCGGGCCCGGGTGGCGGGGGTGCGGGCGGAGCGGGACCGGGGCGGTGAGGTGCCGCTGCCGCGGCTGGACGGGGACGCGTGGCCGGAGCGGCTCAGCTCGACGGAGCGGAGTGTGGTGACGCGGGTGGCCCAGGGGGCGACGAACCGCGAGATCGCGGCGGGGCTGACACTGAGTGTGAAGACGGTCGAGGCGGCGCTCACCCGCGCCTATCGCAAGCTGGGCGCGAAGTCACGGGTGGAGATCACCCGCATCGTCATGACCCGTCCGGCAACGTGA